The genomic region GGCACCGACGAGGAGCGCAGGCTGGCCCGGGTGGCACTGACCTGGCTCGCCGAACCAGGCACCCGAGCCGTGTACCAACTGGTCGACCGTCTGGGCCCGGTGGCGACCCTGGACCTGCTGCTCGACGGCGGCAGTCCCGACGGCCAACTGAACGGCACTGTGGCGGCCCGGTCGGCGGCCGGTGACGCGCGGGCGGTGGCAGCCGAAGCCCTCGACCGGGCGGACCGGCTCGGCGCCCGGCTGGTCACCCCTGACGACGACGAGTGGCCTACCCGGGTGGCGGGCCTGGCCAAGCTGCGCCTACCGGACGCCAGCCGCCGGGTGGACGTCGAGACCGCCCCACCACTCTGCTTCTGGGTACGCGGTGGCTGGCCGCTCGGCGAAGCGCTGGACCGCTCGGTGGCAGTGGTCGGGGCACGGGCCGCCACCGGTTACGGGCAGCACGTCGCCACCGAGTTGGGGTACGGGCTGGCCGAGCGGGACTGGACTGTCGTCTCCGGTGGGGCGTTCGGCATCGACGCGGCCGCCCACCGTGGCGCCCTCAACGCCGGCGGGGTGACAGTGGCGGTGCTGGCCTGCGGGGTGGACCGGCCGTACCCGGTCGGCAACACCGCTCTCTTCGACCGGATCGCCGACACCGGGCTGCTGGTCAGCGAGTGGCCGCCCGGCGCCGAGCCGCTGCGGCCCCGGTTCCTGATCCGCAACAGGGTCATCGCCGCAGGCACGGTCGGCACCGTTGTGGTGGAGGCGTCGGCGCGCAGCGGCGCGACGCAGACCGCCCGCCGGGCCATCTACACCGGCCGCGTGACGATGGTGGTCCCCGGGCCGGTGACCTCGGCGATGTCCGTCGGCGTGCACGAACTGCTCCGCGAGCAGCCGAAGGTGCGGCTGGTCACCGGCGTGGCACACGTCCTGGAGGAGGTGGGCCGGATCGGCGCGGACCTCGCCCCGCTCGCCAGAGGCCCGCAGCGGCCCGCCGACACCCTCGATGACGACGCGCGGTCGTTGCTGGAGGCGCTGCCCCGCCGAGGCGTACGGGGTGTGGACGCGCTCGCGGCCCGCGCCGGTGTGGACCTGCGCACCGCGTTGCGCAAACTGTCGCTGTTGGAGGAGTTGGCCCTCGTGGCGCGCCGCGAGGACGGCTACGCCCTCGCCCCACCCGCCAGCCCGAAGCGAGGGACGCCGGCAACAACGGAGACGGAGACCCCCGGGTCGTTATAGGTCCCCTGTCCACGGCCAGAACACCTACCATCGCCGGCATGGCAACGCGGCTCGTACAGATCAACATGAAGGCTCGGGACCACTCCGCGCTCGGCGCATTCTGGGCGGCGGCGCTCGGCTGGGAAATGTCCAGCGAGGGACCCGGCGTGACAAACCTCGAACCGGAGGGCTTCGTCTATCCCGACCCAGTGGCCGTCTGCATCGACCTCGTCGCCTACCCGGACGTGAAGACGGTGAAGAACCGCGTGCACGTCGACCTCGCCACCGGTTCGGCAGCCCATCACGCGGAGTTGGTCACACGCCTGATGGACCTCGGCGCGACACCCGCCGACGTCGGCCAGGGTGACGTCCCCTGGACGGTCCTGGCCGATCCGGAGGGCAACGAGTTCTGCGTGCTGGACTGGCGCGACGCGATCCGGGACACCGGACCGATCGCCACTGTCGTTGTCGACTGCGCGGATCCGCGGGCGATGGCACGCTTCTGGGGCGAGGCCACGGACTGGACCGTGCACAAGGTGACCGACCACAACGCCGTACTGCGGTCGGCAAAGGGCGTCGGCCCCTATCTGCAGTTCCTCCGCACACCTGAGGTGAAGACCGGGTGGAACCGCGTCCACCTCGACGTCCGGCCGTACCCGGGTGACGACGTGGAGACCGAGGCGGCCAGACTGCGCACTCTGGGCGCCACAGCCATCGGCCTGGGCCCGGACGTCCCGTGGACGGTCCTCGCCGATCCGGAAGGCAACGAGTTCTGCCTCCTCTCCCCAGCCTGACCGCAACCCTCGTCAGCCACGCACGACTGCCACCACGGCCCGGCTCGACCGTAGGCTGGTCCCGTGCGCGCAGTCAGTGAGGACGCCCGGCCCGATCGACAGGCCCGCGTGACCGCGCGATCGGCACGGCCGTGGCAGTCGACTCGGTCAGCGCCGGCGGCTCGGCCGGCTCGGTCGGTGCGACAGCGATGAGCCGTACCGACCGGGGCAGCCGGGCCATGCACCAGGCGCTACCACCGCCGCTGCGCGACGCCGTTGACGACTTCGCCGAGCACCTGTCCCGGGTGCGTAACCGTTCGGCGCACACCGTCCGCGCGTACGTCACGGATGTCGTCTCGCTGCTCGACCACGCCGTACGGATGGGCTGCGTGGAGCTGGCCGAGCTGGACCTGTCCGTGCTGCGCAGCTGGTTGGCGCGGCAGCGAACCACCGGTGCGGCCCGCACCTCGTTGGCGCGGCGGGCCGCTTCGGCGCGGGCGTTCAGCGCGTGGGCTCACCGGGCTGGGCTGCTCCCCTCCGACGTGGGTGCCGCGCTGGCCAGCCCTCGCGCGCACCGGGAGCTGCCCACCGTCCTGCGCGCCGACCAGGCCGCCGCCCTGGTCGAGGCACCTGCCCGACCGGCACCGCCGGCAGCCGAGCCGTCATCGGACTCGGCAGAAACCGCAGCGGTCGAGGCGGTGCCGCTGCGCGACCGGGTGCTGCTGGAACTGCTCTACGCCACAGGCGTGCGGATCAGCGAGGCCTGCGGCCTGGATGTCGGGGACGTCGACCACGGTCGTCGGGTGATCCGGGTGTTCGGCAAGGGCGGGCGGGAGCGCTCGGTGCCGTACGGGGTGCCGGCACAGCGTGCCCTGGACGACTGGCTGCGCCGAGGCCGGCCGGCACTGGTCGGCGGCCACTCGGGTGACGCGCTACTGCTCGGCGCGCGAGGTGGACGGCTCAACCCGACCACCGCGCGGCAGGTCGTCGGCGCGTACGCCGAAGCCGCAGGCCTCCCCAGGACCAGCCCGCACGGCCTGCGTCACTCCGCAGCCACCCACCTGCTGGAAGGCGGTGCGGACCTGCGTGCCGTCCAGGAGCTGCTCGGCCACTCGTCGCTTGCCAGCACCCAGATCTACACGCACGTCTCGGTCGAGCGGCTGCGTGCGGCGTACCGGCAGGCGCACCCCCGCGCCTGATCAACGGGCGGAGGACGAGAAGCCTCGGCGGTTACGATCATCAAGTGAGCGTCCCGCAGCCCCCCGAGCCGATCCCGGGCGCCCGCCTGCTCTTCTCCCTGGACCCGGCGGTCAGCCACCTCAACCACGGCTCGTTCGGCGCCGTACCGATCGCCGTGCAGCGAGCCCAGCAGCGGCTGCGCGACGAGATGGAGTCCAACCCTCTGCGGTTCTTCACCCAGGGGCTCGTCGACCGGATCGCGCACACCCGCCGTCACCTCGCCGGGTTCCTGGGTGCCGACCCGGACGGCAGCGCCCTGGTGGGCAACACGACCACAGGCGTCGCCGTGGTGCTCCAGTCGGTGGGCCTGCAACCCGGTGACGAGGTGGTCAGCACCGATCACGGGTACGGGGCGGTGAGCCTGGCCATCGAGCGCGAGTGCCGGCGCACCGGGGCGGTCAGCCGGGTCCTGCCGATCCCGCTGGACGCCACCGACGAGCAGATCGTGCAGACCATCCGCGCCGGCCTGCGCCCCGGGCGTACCCGGCTGCTCGTCATCGACCAGCTCACCTCGGCCACGGCCAAGCTCTTCCCGACCGCCGCCATCGTCGGAGTGGCCCGCGAACACGGCGTGCCGGTTCTGGTGGACGCCGCGCACGCCCCGGGCATGCTGGCGGCCACTGTGGCAAGCATCGGCGCCGACTTCTGGGCCGGCAACATGCACAAGTGGGCGTACGCCCCACGCGGGACCGCCGTACTGACTGTGGCACCGCAGTGGCGGGACCGGATCGAGCCGCTCGTGGTCTCCTGGGAGCAGGACTCCGGCTTTCCGGCCCGGGTCGAGTGGCAGGCGACTCTCGACTACACCTCCTGGTTGGCTGCCCCGGCTGGCCTGTTCACGATGCGCAGTCTCGGTGTGGACCGGGTGCGGGCGCACAATGCCGCGCTCGCCGCGTACGGCCAGCGGGTGGTCGGGGACGCGCTGGGAGTGCGCCCCGCCGACCTGCCCGCGCCCGGCGGGCCGGGGGTGTCCCTGCGCCTCATTCCGCTGCCTGCCGGCACGGCAACCACCATCGACGCGGCGCGGGCGTTGCAGACGCGGATCAGCGAACGCCTCGCCACCGAGGTTGCGGTGATGAGCTGGAGCGGCCGGGGGTGGCTGCGGCTGACCGGTCAGGTCTACAACATGGCCGACGAGTACGAGCGGCTGGCCGTGCGCCTGCCGGCCCTGCTCGCCCAACGCTGACACGGCCGGCGCCGACCCCACCAAAGCTGACCCCGCCCGCACCGGCCCGCTGACCTCGCCGGCACTGGAGCCGCCGACCGGGAGCAGGCGCACCGGGCCCAGGCCGAGCAGTGCCAAGGGGTCGAGGTACTCCTCGCCGCGCCGCAGCCCCCAGTGCAAGCAGGCTTCGGCCGGGCAGCCCGGATGGCCGGGCAGGAGCTCGCCCAGCGGCGTACCGGCGGTGACCGGCTGGCCGGGGCGTACCGCCGGTTGGACCGGCTCGTGGGTGGTCCGCAAACCGCCGGCGTGGCCCACGGTGACCACCGGTCGGCCGGCCACCACGCCGGCGAAGAGCACGGTGCCCGGCCCGGCGCTGCGGATCACCGCGCCGGCCTGGGCGGCAAGGTCCACGCCCCGGTGCCCGGCCAGCCACGGCCGGGGCGGCGGGTCGAACCGGCGCACCAGGCGGGGCGGCCCGTCGACCGGCCAGCGGAACGGCGACGGCCCGGCGTCGGCGGACGCCAGCCCCGCCACCGGGACGGCAGGGGCCGACGGGCTGTCCGGTACCGCCGCGAAGACCAACGCCAGGCCGCTGAGCTGGACGGCCAGTGCGAGCGGAAGTGCGGCGCAGAGCAGCACGGTACGGCGGATCGAGCCGAGGCGCGCGGCGGATGGCGGTCGCATGACGGCAGCCTGCGGCCGAGGCCGAGTGGTCCGCCACCCCGTAAGACGAAGCTGTGGACAACCAGCCGCGTTGTGGACGACCACCCGAAGCAGCAGATGATCTGCTATGCCCAACCGGCGTACCGGTGGTGGGCGACACGGCGCTGACTCCGCCCGGTCGCGCTGCCCGGCCAAGTTCGCAACGTCGAGGAGGCCTAGGCTGGACCGGTGCGGCGGGGCGCCGCCGTACGGGACCGGGGAGGCCGCATGACCACTGTCGATGACCGGACGCCGGCGGTGGCCGACGTGAGTGACCCGTCCCGACTCGCCGAGCCGGACGAGGCGATCAGTGCCGAGGAGTTGCAGCTCGCCACGCGCAACCACGGCATCCCGCTGGAGGCGCTGCGCTACGACGTCACGCCGGCCGGGCTGCACTACCTGCTGATCCACTACGACATCCCGGACGTGGACACGACCGATCACGTGCTGACCGTCGGTGGCGCGGTGGACCGGCCGTTGGCCGTCACCCTGGCGGAGCTGCGCGAGCGGCCCCGGGTCACGCACCAGGTCACCTTGGAGTGCGCCGGAAACGGTCGGGCGCTGCTGCATCCCCGGCCGGTGAGCCAGCCCTGGCTGGTCGAGGCGGTCGGCAACGCCGAGTGGACCGGGACCCCGCTGGCGCCGCTGCTGCGCGAGGCGGGTCTCGGGCCGGACGCTGTGGACGTGGTCTTCACCGGCGCGGATCACGGTGTCGAGCGCGGGGTGGAGCAGGACTATCAGCGAGGGCTGCCGGTCACCGACGCGCTGCGCGAGGAGGTGCTGCTGGCGTACGAGATGAACGGCGCTCCCCTGCTGCCACAGCACGGCGCGCCGCTGCGGCTCATCGTGCCGGGCTGGTACGGCATGGCGCACGTGAAGTGGCTGCGTTCGATCGAGGTCCGGACGGAGCCGTTCGAGGGCTACCAGAACGCGGTGGCCTACCGGGTGCGCCGCGACACCGACGACCCGGGCGTGCCTGTCACCCGGATCGAGCCTCGTGCGCTGGTACGGCCGCCCGGTTTCCCCGACTTCATGTCGCGCCGGAGGGTGGTGCGGCCGGGACCGTCCACGCTGGACGGTCGGGCCTGGTCGGGGCACGCGCCTGTGGTCTCGGTGGAGGTGACGGTCGACGGCGGGGCGAGTTGGGTGCCGGCCGAGCTGGATCCGGCAGCGGGCGGGGACTTCGCCTGGCGGCGGTGGCGGCACGAGTGGACGGCGACGCCGGGCCGGTACGTGCTCAGCGCGCGGGCGACCGACGCGTCGGGGCGTACCCAGCCGGTCGAGCAGCCGTGGAACCGTGGCGGTTTCGCCAACAACCTGGTGCAGCGCGTCGAGGTCGTGGTGCCTGCCGAGTGACCGGCTACGGCTGCGCCACGGGTGGGGGCCCGTGGTGCGGCCGAGTGGGGGTCAGCCCCCGAAGCCGGAGTCGGCAGGCAGTGAGATGTCGGGCTTCTCCAGCTCTTCGACGTTGACGTCCTTGAACGTCATCACCCGGACGTTCTTGACGAAGCGGGCAGGACGGTACATGTCCCACACCCAGGCGTCGTGCATCTCGACCTCGAAGTAGACCTCGCCGTCGGAGTTGCGCACGTGCAGGTCGACCTGATTCGCCAGGTAGAACCGGCGCTCCGTCTCCACCACGTAGGAGAACTGACGGACAATGTCGCGGTACTCCCGGTAGAGCTGCAGCTCCATCTCGGTCTCGTACTTTTCGAGATCTTCCGCGCTCATCGCACTCCGCCTTCCATGGCCACATCTTCCCCCACCGGCGCCGGAGGCCGAGGCTGCTCGCCCAACGCCACGCCGACGGTACCCCCTGACGCCCAGGAGCGCCCCATCGGCTCGTCCGCGGCCGGGCCGACGGGCCGCCGAGCGCGCGGCGGCCGGCCGTCGCGCCCGGAGACAGCGGCGACATTGACGTACGAGAACCTGTGCTCACGGCACGGCCCATGCTCCCGCAGCGCCGCGCTGTGCTCCGGGGTGATGTAGCCCTTGTGCTCGGCGAACCCGTACGCCGGGAACACCTCGTCCAACTCCACCATGATCCGGTCTCGGGTGACTTTCGCGAGCACGCTTGCCGCCGCCACGCACGCCGCCACCCGGTCGCCCTTCCACACTGCCAGCCCCGGCACGCCCAGGCCGTCCACGCCGAAGCCGTCGGTCAGGACGTACTCGGGTCGGGTGGTGAGCGAGGCCAGCGCCCGTCGCATCGCCGCCAGGTTGCACACGTGCAGCCCCCTGGCGTCGACCTCCTCGGCGGGGATGATCACCACGGCGTACGCCAGCGCCCGGTCGACGACCTCGGCGTACACCCGCTCCCGGCTGGCGGGGGTGAGCAGCTTCGAATCGGCAAGGCCTTCGATCTCGCCGCGCCGCCCCTCGGGCAGCACCGCCGCGGCGGCGACAAGCGGGCCGGCGCACGCTCCCCGCCCGGCCTCGTCGGCGCCGGCCACCTGCCGGAAGCCGCGCCGTTGCAGGGCCCGCTCCAGGGCGTACAGGCCTGCCTCACGGCGCACGACGGTACGCGGCGGGGTCAGCACGACGCCTCGCCCCGGCCGGCTCCGGCAGTCGGTTGCAGCAGACGGCTCAGCAGAGCCGGCAACCCGGCCGGGTAGTACCGCTCGCCGCTGGCCGCCAACTCGGCCGGCGGCCACCAGCGGTGATCGGCGATGCTGCGCCGCTCGACGTCGTCGAAGCCCGCGGTGTCCACCTGCCACGACGGCACCCGGTGCAGGAAGAAGTCCTGATGTTGGCGGTACCAGGTGCCGTCGAACGGGAACTCGATGTCGTCGGACCAGACCGGCTCACCCAGGTCAGCCGGGGTGAGCCGCAGGCCGGTCTCCTCGGCCAACTCCCGGGCCGCGCCGGCCGCCGGCGACTCCTCCGGAGCCAGCCCGCCACCGGGGGTGAACCAGTAGTCGTGCCCCTGGCGGGCCGGGTCGAAGCCGTGGAAGAGCAGCACCCGGCCGGCCGCGTCGACGAGCAGCACGCGGGCCGCGCGTCGAAGGGTGTAGGCGGTCACCGCACCAGCCTGCCAGACGGGCGACCGATCGCCCACGCCCGGTGTCGGTTACGGCTTGGGGATGCCGTCGTACTGATCCGGCACCGTCAACCAGGTGGCCCTGTTGACCGGCCAGAACACCGTGAACGCCCGCCCGACCACGTCGTCCTCGGGGATGGTGGCCTCCATGATGTCCTGCCCGGACTGCTGCCAGTGCTCCAGCGAGTCACCCGAGGCCGACCGGTGGTCGCCCATCACCCACAGCCGCCCCTCCGGCACCGTGATGTCGAACTCCTGGTCGGCCGGCTTGTCGCGGACCCCGTCCATCGAGAAGATGTACGGCTCGTCGAGCGGCTTGCCGTTGATCACCAGTCGTTCCTGGGGGTCGCAGCAGACAACGTGGTCGCCGCCGACGCCGACGACCCGCTTGATGAAGTCCTCACCGTCGGGGTTGCCGCTCCACGCCGTGGGGGCCTTGAACACGACGACCTCGCCGCGGTGCGGTGAGCGGAAGTCGTAGACCAGCTTGTTGACCAGCACCCGGTCATCGATCTTGAGAGTGTTCTCCATGGACGGGGAGGGGATGAAGAAGGTCTGCAGCACGAAGGCGCGGACCAGCACCGCGACCAGGATCGCCACACCCAGCAGGATCGGCAGCTCCTTCCAGAAGGAGCTGCGCGGCTTGTCGGTCTGCTCGTCAATCACGCCAAGGAGCCTACGTTGCCGGACTGGACGGCACCGTCCGGAACGCGCGGGAACGCCCCAGCGCGGCCGCCAGCGGGAGAATCAGCACCACACCGCCCTGTGGCGTGGGGCGGACCGGAGGGGCCTCCGTGGAGGCGACGACCGGCCCGGACACGTCGTCGAACGTCGACGGCACCGGCAGCGCGTGCCACCGGGACGACGGCCACACCACCATGAAGGCACGGCCCACGACGTTGTCGATAGGCACCGGGCCCTGGCAGCGCGCATCCTGGGAGACCAGCCGGTGGTCACCCATCACGAAGATCTGACCCGGCGGTACGACCACCTCGTCGAAGCGCCGCGATCGGCACTCCCCCGGGTTGGGTGGGAGATCCAGCGGGGAGTCCCGCAGCACGTACGGCTCGTTCAGCGGGGTGCCGTTGACGGTCACCCGGCCCTGGCTGTCGCAGCACTTGACCCGGTCGCCGGGCAGGCCGATGACCCGCTTGATGAAATCCTTCTCGCCGGGGCGGCTCACCCCGACCAGGTCGCCGACCGTACGGGCGATTCTTCCGGTGAAGCCCGGGTCGGGCTGCTCGTCGACCTGCGGCGCCCAGCGGTCGGTGCCCCGGAACACGACGACCTCGCCGCGCACCGGGTCACGCGTGTCGTAGACGACCTTGTTGACAAGCACCCGGTCGCCGATGAGGAGGGTGTCCTCCATCGACCCGGACGGGATGAAGAACGCCTGGAGCAGGAAGGTGCGGATCAGCACCGCGAGGCAGAACGCGACCACGAGCAGCAGCGGGAGCTCCTGCCACAGCGGCATCTGGCGGCGGCTGCGGCGTGCCCGCCTGCGCCACGGATCGACGGCGCCGTCCTCGTCAAGCGTCTGCACCACGCCACTCCCCGGTCCGCAGAAACACAACCGCCCGTGGAGCCTCGACGAGGCTCCCGGGCGGTTGTGGACGGCTGCCCGCCACGAGGGCGGGGCCGCCGCCTGACTGCGCCCGTACGACCAGGGTAGTGCGGTCCGGTCGGTACGGCATACGCGCAGGTCAGGCGGCGTGGCGAGCGGAGATCAGCTGGGCTGCTTCTCGCGCTTCTCCTTGATCTTGGCCTTCTTGCCGCGCAGCTCGCGCAGGTAGTAGAGCTTGGCGCGACGCACGGCACCGCGGGTCACGACCTCGATCCGGTCGATGCCCGGGCCGTTGATCGGGTAGGTCCGCTCGACGCCGACACCGAAGCTGATCTTGCGGACCGAGAAGGTCTCGCGCAGACCGTCACCCTGGCGGCGGATCACGACGCCCTGGAAGATCTGGACACGGGACCGGTTGCCCTCGACGACCCGCGCGTGCACCTTGACGGTGTCACCGGCACGGAAGTCGGGAAGGTCGGTCCGCTTCGACTGGGCGTCAAGGGCGTCCAGGATGTTCATCGCTGCGTCCTCGTAAGGCTCACGGCGCACCGTCACTCGGTGCGCGGGTGGGTGATTCTGAACCCCGGGTGGTGGTCGGCGGGCCGATCCCGGTCGGGGCTCCTCACAGCCGTCCACGGGCGCGGACGGATGCGGCAACCCCCCTACTTTGCCACATCTCCCGGTGGCAGCTGAAATCCGGCCCGATCCAACGCCGCGATGTCCCGTTTGTCGAGCTGGTCGGCGGGCAACGCCGCGAGCAGGTCCGGACGCTGGGCGGCGGTACGCAGCAACGCCTCCTCGCGCCGCCAGCGGGCGATCCGGCCGTGGTCGCCGGAGCGGAGCACCTCCGGGACGTCGTGGCCGCGCCAACTCGCCGGCTTCGTGTAGATCGGCGCCTCCAGCAGCCCGTGCGCGTGCGACTCCTCGTCAAGCGAGCCAGCGTTGCCCAGCACCCCGGGCAGCAGCCGGGTGACCGCCTCCAGGACGACAAGCACCGCCACCTCGCCGCCGAAGAGCACGTAGTCGCCGAGGGAGACCTCGGTGACCGGCATCCGGGTCGCGGCGTGCGTCAACACCCGCTGGTCGATCCCCTCGTACCGCCCGCAGGCGAAGAGCAGATGCGACTCGGCCGCCAACTCGTACGCCATCGCCTGATTGAACGGCACCCCTGCCGGCGAAGGCACCAGCAGCCGGGGCGGCGGGGCACCGGCGGGCGCGAGCGCGTCCAGCGCCGCACCCCACGGCTCGGGACGCATCACCATTCCCGGCCCGCCACCGTAGGGGGTGTCGTCGACGGTGCGGTGCACGTCGTGGGTCCAGGTCCGCAGGTCGTGCACGGCGATCTGGAGTACGCCGTTGGCCCGGGCACGCCCGATCAGGGACAGGTCCAGCGGGGCGAAGTATTCGGGAAAGATCGACACGACGTCGACGCGCATGCGGGGTGGCCCTTTAGAGATCGAGCAGTCCGGCTGGCGGGTCGACGATGACGCGTCCACCGGCCAGGTCGACCTCCGGCACTATCGCCCGGACGAACGGGATCAGCGCGGTTTGCCCCTCGGGGCGCCGCAGCACCAGCAGGTCCGAGGACGGCGCGTGGTCGATGCGGACCACCTCGCCCAGCCGCTCGCCGGACGGAGTGACAGCGGCCAGCCCGACGAGCTGGTG from Micromonospora profundi harbors:
- the lepB gene encoding signal peptidase I encodes the protein MVQTLDEDGAVDPWRRRARRSRRQMPLWQELPLLLVVAFCLAVLIRTFLLQAFFIPSGSMEDTLLIGDRVLVNKVVYDTRDPVRGEVVVFRGTDRWAPQVDEQPDPGFTGRIARTVGDLVGVSRPGEKDFIKRVIGLPGDRVKCCDSQGRVTVNGTPLNEPYVLRDSPLDLPPNPGECRSRRFDEVVVPPGQIFVMGDHRLVSQDARCQGPVPIDNVVGRAFMVVWPSSRWHALPVPSTFDDVSGPVVASTEAPPVRPTPQGGVVLILPLAAALGRSRAFRTVPSSPAT
- the trmD gene encoding tRNA (guanosine(37)-N1)-methyltransferase TrmD, with translation MRVDVVSIFPEYFAPLDLSLIGRARANGVLQIAVHDLRTWTHDVHRTVDDTPYGGGPGMVMRPEPWGAALDALAPAGAPPPRLLVPSPAGVPFNQAMAYELAAESHLLFACGRYEGIDQRVLTHAATRMPVTEVSLGDYVLFGGEVAVLVVLEAVTRLLPGVLGNAGSLDEESHAHGLLEAPIYTKPASWRGHDVPEVLRSGDHGRIARWRREEALLRTAAQRPDLLAALPADQLDKRDIAALDRAGFQLPPGDVAK
- a CDS encoding VOC family protein — encoded protein: MATRLVQINMKARDHSALGAFWAAALGWEMSSEGPGVTNLEPEGFVYPDPVAVCIDLVAYPDVKTVKNRVHVDLATGSAAHHAELVTRLMDLGATPADVGQGDVPWTVLADPEGNEFCVLDWRDAIRDTGPIATVVVDCADPRAMARFWGEATDWTVHKVTDHNAVLRSAKGVGPYLQFLRTPEVKTGWNRVHLDVRPYPGDDVETEAARLRTLGATAIGLGPDVPWTVLADPEGNEFCLLSPA
- a CDS encoding sulfite oxidase; the encoded protein is MTTVDDRTPAVADVSDPSRLAEPDEAISAEELQLATRNHGIPLEALRYDVTPAGLHYLLIHYDIPDVDTTDHVLTVGGAVDRPLAVTLAELRERPRVTHQVTLECAGNGRALLHPRPVSQPWLVEAVGNAEWTGTPLAPLLREAGLGPDAVDVVFTGADHGVERGVEQDYQRGLPVTDALREEVLLAYEMNGAPLLPQHGAPLRLIVPGWYGMAHVKWLRSIEVRTEPFEGYQNAVAYRVRRDTDDPGVPVTRIEPRALVRPPGFPDFMSRRRVVRPGPSTLDGRAWSGHAPVVSVEVTVDGGASWVPAELDPAAGGDFAWRRWRHEWTATPGRYVLSARATDASGRTQPVEQPWNRGGFANNLVQRVEVVVPAE
- the lepB gene encoding signal peptidase I, producing the protein MIDEQTDKPRSSFWKELPILLGVAILVAVLVRAFVLQTFFIPSPSMENTLKIDDRVLVNKLVYDFRSPHRGEVVVFKAPTAWSGNPDGEDFIKRVVGVGGDHVVCCDPQERLVINGKPLDEPYIFSMDGVRDKPADQEFDITVPEGRLWVMGDHRSASGDSLEHWQQSGQDIMEATIPEDDVVGRAFTVFWPVNRATWLTVPDQYDGIPKP
- a CDS encoding DNA-processing protein DprA, whose translation is MSGTDEERRLARVALTWLAEPGTRAVYQLVDRLGPVATLDLLLDGGSPDGQLNGTVAARSAAGDARAVAAEALDRADRLGARLVTPDDDEWPTRVAGLAKLRLPDASRRVDVETAPPLCFWVRGGWPLGEALDRSVAVVGARAATGYGQHVATELGYGLAERDWTVVSGGAFGIDAAAHRGALNAGGVTVAVLACGVDRPYPVGNTALFDRIADTGLLVSEWPPGAEPLRPRFLIRNRVIAAGTVGTVVVEASARSGATQTARRAIYTGRVTMVVPGPVTSAMSVGVHELLREQPKVRLVTGVAHVLEEVGRIGADLAPLARGPQRPADTLDDDARSLLEALPRRGVRGVDALAARAGVDLRTALRKLSLLEELALVARREDGYALAPPASPKRGTPATTETETPGSL
- a CDS encoding DUF2469 domain-containing protein, with amino-acid sequence MSAEDLEKYETEMELQLYREYRDIVRQFSYVVETERRFYLANQVDLHVRNSDGEVYFEVEMHDAWVWDMYRPARFVKNVRVMTFKDVNVEELEKPDISLPADSGFGG
- a CDS encoding NUDIX hydrolase — its product is MTAYTLRRAARVLLVDAAGRVLLFHGFDPARQGHDYWFTPGGGLAPEESPAAGAARELAEETGLRLTPADLGEPVWSDDIEFPFDGTWYRQHQDFFLHRVPSWQVDTAGFDDVERRSIADHRWWPPAELAASGERYYPAGLPALLSRLLQPTAGAGRGEASC
- a CDS encoding aminotransferase class V-fold PLP-dependent enzyme — its product is MSVPQPPEPIPGARLLFSLDPAVSHLNHGSFGAVPIAVQRAQQRLRDEMESNPLRFFTQGLVDRIAHTRRHLAGFLGADPDGSALVGNTTTGVAVVLQSVGLQPGDEVVSTDHGYGAVSLAIERECRRTGAVSRVLPIPLDATDEQIVQTIRAGLRPGRTRLLVIDQLTSATAKLFPTAAIVGVAREHGVPVLVDAAHAPGMLAATVASIGADFWAGNMHKWAYAPRGTAVLTVAPQWRDRIEPLVVSWEQDSGFPARVEWQATLDYTSWLAAPAGLFTMRSLGVDRVRAHNAALAAYGQRVVGDALGVRPADLPAPGGPGVSLRLIPLPAGTATTIDAARALQTRISERLATEVAVMSWSGRGWLRLTGQVYNMADEYERLAVRLPALLAQR
- a CDS encoding ribonuclease HII, with the protein product MLTPPRTVVRREAGLYALERALQRRGFRQVAGADEAGRGACAGPLVAAAAVLPEGRRGEIEGLADSKLLTPASRERVYAEVVDRALAYAVVIIPAEEVDARGLHVCNLAAMRRALASLTTRPEYVLTDGFGVDGLGVPGLAVWKGDRVAACVAAASVLAKVTRDRIMVELDEVFPAYGFAEHKGYITPEHSAALREHGPCREHRFSYVNVAAVSGRDGRPPRARRPVGPAADEPMGRSWASGGTVGVALGEQPRPPAPVGEDVAMEGGVR
- the rplS gene encoding 50S ribosomal protein L19, encoding MNILDALDAQSKRTDLPDFRAGDTVKVHARVVEGNRSRVQIFQGVVIRRQGDGLRETFSVRKISFGVGVERTYPINGPGIDRIEVVTRGAVRRAKLYYLRELRGKKAKIKEKREKQPS
- a CDS encoding tyrosine recombinase XerC, translating into MSRTDRGSRAMHQALPPPLRDAVDDFAEHLSRVRNRSAHTVRAYVTDVVSLLDHAVRMGCVELAELDLSVLRSWLARQRTTGAARTSLARRAASARAFSAWAHRAGLLPSDVGAALASPRAHRELPTVLRADQAAALVEAPARPAPPAAEPSSDSAETAAVEAVPLRDRVLLELLYATGVRISEACGLDVGDVDHGRRVIRVFGKGGRERSVPYGVPAQRALDDWLRRGRPALVGGHSGDALLLGARGGRLNPTTARQVVGAYAEAAGLPRTSPHGLRHSAATHLLEGGADLRAVQELLGHSSLASTQIYTHVSVERLRAAYRQAHPRA